The following coding sequences are from one Campylobacter magnus window:
- a CDS encoding response regulator, whose translation MSNNILKSDLKIMLIEPNASSAEVEKALLQHISDVGHVLVQKNPLGALNLLRLSNSFSMIIAEINMPKINGFDLIKNLEKSDLLGIPVILMSADESLKEKAIEIGAFGFLQKPIYFDDLKAMVEQAASMIL comes from the coding sequence ATGTCAAATAATATCTTAAAAAGTGATTTGAAAATCATGCTAATCGAGCCTAATGCAAGCTCTGCTGAGGTGGAAAAAGCCCTGCTTCAACACATAAGCGATGTAGGGCATGTGCTTGTACAAAAAAACCCGCTGGGGGCTTTAAATCTCTTGCGTCTAAGCAATAGTTTTTCAATGATAATTGCTGAGATAAATATGCCAAAAATAAATGGTTTTGATTTGATCAAAAACCTTGAAAAGAGTGATTTGCTGGGCATCCCTGTGATACTCATGTCAGCTGATGAGAGTCTAAAAGAGAAGGCCATAGAAATCGGCGCCTTTGGTTTTTTACAAAAGCCGATTTATTTTGATGATTTAAAAGCAATGGTAGAACAAGCTGCAAGTATGATTTTGTAG